The following is a genomic window from Bacillus sp. V2I10.
CGTGTTAGTACACAAGATCAGTCGTTATCATTACAACACGATGCTTTGGATCATTTTGGAGTGGACCAGACTTTTGAAGAAAAGAAATCAGGCAAGAGAAAAAATCGCCCTCAGCTAGACGAGCTTCTTAAGGTTTTACGTAAAGGCGACACGGTGGTTGTCTATAAATTAGATCGCATCAGTCAAAGTACCAAACATTTAATTGAGCTTATAGAACATTTTGAATAAAAGGTATTCATTTTGTATCAATTCAAGACAAAATTGACACGACTACTGCTATGGGACGGTTTTTCTTCAGAATGTTGGCGAGCATAGCCGAGCTAGAACGAGACATTATTAGTGAAAGAACAAAAGATGGATTGACGGCAGCACGAGCTAGAGGGAGAAAAGGGGGAAGACCCAAAGTTGAATCGAAAAAGATAGATCTTGCCATAAAGATGTATGAGAGTAAAGATTACTCCTTATCTCAAATTAAAGCAGCCACAGGGATTGGAGCTACAACTTTATATCGTTACCTAGAAAAGAAAGCATTATCCGGCTAGGAGGTGTAGCTTAAGATTGATCAAAAATCCTGTGTTAAAATGCAGGATTTTTTCTTGTTCAGCAATCGGGCCAGATCGTATTATGAGGTTAGCCAGTTATATTTCTGGTTGACCTATTTTTTTTAGGTACTATTCTTGAAGTGGCCGGGGTAGAACGTTCGGGCCAGTGGGACTAGATCCCGTCCACAAAACTGTTCACCCTCTACTTGTAGAAACATGTGTGAGGCTGGTTGGGACATAGATCTCGTATAACAAGCGAAGAAATGATACTACAAGGGTGTTTAGAGGTACCGGCAATGATGAAGTAGAGAGGGAGTGTTTAGAGCATGGATCCAGTTATAGGTCTGGACATTGCAAAAGAAGAGAGTCAGGTTTAAGCCTTTTTACAAAGGAAACATCCTTACAAAAAGAGTTTCAAATTTGAACATCATTTAGATGGACTGAATGTATTTTACACGTTTTATAAAGAAGTAGAAGACGAGGCAGACAAACCTCCAATTGTAATCTTTGGTCATTATCATGAACCAGTAGTGCAATTTTTAAAAAGGGAAGAAATCGTCTATATCATGGTGAATCCTATTGTTTCTCATGGTGCAAAAAAGTCGAGTATGAGAAAGGTGAAAACAGACGCAATTGATGCTTCCCATCTATGTGAACTGTACTATAAAGAGGATCTGATATATCTGATGTCGCCGTTAATCACGCAATAAAACAAGCAAACCAAGTAAATTGTAAAAAAAAACATCAGATTCAAAGAATTACGGGAAAGGTGAAGTAGTAGAGAAAAATACTTTTGCTAATCACGGGAATTATTTACACTTCTTTACAGAAAAGGAGATTTTAGAATTGCTCTCTCCAATTTATAAAATCAAAGAACAAAAACTACATATCCAAACTGAAATAGACCCCACTGGCGCTACGGAAAATTTACAACTATGGTTCACCGTTGGGCAAAAATTTTAAACCTACCTTATTTCTTGAATAAGAAGACGTTCTTCCAAAAGGGCAATTTTGTTGAATAAAAAAAGGAATTGTTTGTAGGTTAATCGAAGCTAATCCTGAAGATAAAAAAAGAATAATGGAGAGGATAAAATGAAGGTTATCGGTCTTATTGGTGGAATGAGTTGGGAATCTTCTGTTGAATATTATCGAATTATCAATGAAGAAGTTAAAAGAAGATTAGGGGGATTACATTCAGCGAAATGTCTTTTATATAGTGTCGATTTTCATGAAATAGAACGTTACCAATCAGAAGGCGCCTGGGAAAAGGCAGGTGAAGTGTTAGGTAATGCTGCGCATTCTTTGGAAAAGGGGGGAGCTGACTTTATTGTCATTTGTACTAATACGATGCACAAAGTTATAGGTGACATCCAGTCGAAAATTAATGTCCCCCTTTTGCATATCGCAGATACAACAGCAACCCAAATTAAAGAGAAAGGAATTAATTCTGTTGGGTTACTTGGTACAAGGTACACAATGGAGCAAGATTTTTATAAATCACGCTTGGAGATTAACGGTATACAAGTTATTGTGCCAAATGACAATGAAAGGGAGATTATAAATAAGGTTATTTACGAAGAGTTATGTTTGGGTAAGATTCATCAAGAATCAAGGGATTATTATAAAAAAGTT
Proteins encoded in this region:
- a CDS encoding aspartate/glutamate racemase family protein, producing the protein MKVIGLIGGMSWESSVEYYRIINEEVKRRLGGLHSAKCLLYSVDFHEIERYQSEGAWEKAGEVLGNAAHSLEKGGADFIVICTNTMHKVIGDIQSKINVPLLHIADTTATQIKEKGINSVGLLGTRYTMEQDFYKSRLEINGIQVIVPNDNEREIINKVIYEELCLGKIHQESRDYYKKVIQGLIESGAKGIILGCTEIGLLVKPEDSDVPLFDTTYIHAFEAVNMSLK